In Notolabrus celidotus isolate fNotCel1 chromosome 8, fNotCel1.pri, whole genome shotgun sequence, a genomic segment contains:
- the pdzd11 gene encoding LOW QUALITY PROTEIN: PDZ domain-containing protein 11 (The sequence of the model RefSeq protein was modified relative to this genomic sequence to represent the inferred CDS: deleted 1 base in 1 codon): MMDYQLPVVFLPSYENPPAWIPPPERVHHPDYNNELTQFLPRTIVLKKPPGAQLGFNIRGGKASQLGIFISKVVPDSDAHRAGLQEGDQVLSVNEVDFQDIEHSRAVEILKTAREILMRVRFFSLQ; encoded by the exons ATGATGGACTACCAGCTCCCAGTAGTCTTCCTGCCCTCTTATGAGAATCCACCTGCATGGATACCCCCGCCGGAG CGGGTGCATCATCCCGACTACAACAATGAGCTCACCCAGTTTCTGCCTCGGACCATTGTGCTGAAGAAACCTCCAGGAGCACAGCTGGGCTTTAACATCCGTGGGGGCAAAGCGTCACAGCTGGGAATCTTTATatcaaag GTGGTCCCGGACTCGGATGCCCACAGAGCTGGACTACAAGAGGGAGACCAGGTTCTTTCTGTGAATGAAGTTGATTTCCAAGACATAGAGCACTCAAGA gCTGTAGAAATTCTGAAAACAGCGCGG GAAATACTGATGAGGGTCCGCTTTTTTTCCCTACAGTAA